In one window of Streptomyces sp. NBC_01224 DNA:
- a CDS encoding response regulator transcription factor, which yields MPRVLLIEDDPSVREGVELGLRRRGHELRAVETGEEGLAALGEFRPDLVLLDLMLPGMNGVQVCRLIRETSQLPIIMLTARGDDFDVVVGLEAGADDYIVKPARTEVIEARIRAVLRRLAEPAGRGGIEFHGELAVDRAGLSVAKAGQRLLLAPSELKLLLHLSASPEQVFSRQQLLEYVWEHSYHGDARLVDACVRRLRQKIEDVAGSPRYIQTVRGFGYRFGPLA from the coding sequence ATGCCTCGCGTGTTGCTGATCGAAGACGACCCCTCCGTACGGGAAGGGGTCGAGCTGGGGCTGCGGCGGCGCGGTCATGAGCTGCGGGCCGTCGAGACCGGCGAGGAGGGGCTCGCCGCGCTGGGGGAGTTCCGGCCCGATCTGGTGCTCCTCGATCTGATGCTCCCCGGAATGAACGGGGTCCAGGTCTGCCGTCTGATACGGGAGACCAGCCAGCTGCCGATCATCATGCTCACGGCGCGCGGTGACGACTTCGACGTGGTCGTCGGGCTGGAGGCCGGCGCCGACGACTACATCGTCAAGCCTGCCCGTACCGAAGTGATAGAGGCCCGAATCCGCGCCGTACTGCGCAGGCTCGCCGAACCCGCGGGGCGCGGCGGCATCGAATTCCACGGCGAACTGGCCGTCGACCGCGCAGGGCTCTCCGTCGCCAAGGCGGGGCAGCGCCTCCTGCTCGCGCCCTCCGAACTGAAGCTGCTGCTCCACCTCTCGGCCTCGCCCGAGCAGGTCTTCAGCAGGCAGCAGCTCCTCGAATACGTCTGGGAGCACAGCTACCACGGAGACGCGCGTCTGGTCGACGCCTGTGTGCGGCGCCTCAGGCAGAAGATCGAGGACGTGGCCGGCAGCCCGCGCTACATCCAGACCGTCCGCGGCTTCGGCTACCGCTTCGGACCGCTCGCATGA
- the murJ gene encoding murein biosynthesis integral membrane protein MurJ, with product MTATEAASSKAAERKSGSVLRSGAVMASGSIVSRATGFVRSAVVVAALGTGLQADGYTVANTVPNILYTLLIGGALNAVFVPELVRAARNHADGGAAYTDRLLTICTIGLLALTALTVVGAPWIVSVYAPDYHGEQADLTIALARYCLPQILFYGLFTLLGQVLNARDRFGAMMWTPVLNNVVIIAVFGIYLAVATGSDGTLTPAQAQWLGWGTTAGIAVQTLALVPALRAAKFRWRPRFDWRGSGLTRPLRAAGWLVMLVATNQIAYWAVTRLSTATGQHAVEQHVSGGVGYTAYSYAFQLWVVPHGIVTVSLVTALMPRMSRAAADNDLTGVRRDVSYALRTSAAVVVPAVALLFALAPWVMGAVYGYGRTGDADIAVMAGMMMAFAPGLIAYSGQYVLSRAFYAMSDTRTPFLLNLVIAALNAGLSIAAYLLLPVRWAVTGMAGAYSVALFAGFGVTAYVLHRRVSGSDAARPSLMRSPGLWAQLRLVVACVPAGLLGYLAARACEGSGDFAAVGAGAVVLLLTVALLARPLRLREVSAVIAAGRGRLRRA from the coding sequence ATGACGGCCACCGAAGCAGCCTCCTCGAAGGCCGCAGAGCGCAAGTCCGGCTCGGTGCTGCGCAGCGGCGCCGTCATGGCGTCCGGCTCGATCGTCTCCCGGGCGACCGGCTTCGTGCGCTCGGCGGTCGTCGTCGCCGCGCTCGGCACCGGACTCCAGGCGGACGGGTACACCGTCGCCAACACCGTGCCCAACATCCTCTACACCCTGCTCATCGGCGGCGCGCTCAACGCCGTCTTCGTCCCCGAGCTGGTGCGGGCCGCCAGGAACCATGCCGACGGCGGCGCCGCGTACACCGACCGGCTGCTCACCATCTGCACGATCGGGCTCCTCGCCCTCACCGCGCTCACGGTCGTCGGCGCCCCGTGGATCGTCTCGGTCTACGCCCCCGACTACCACGGCGAACAGGCCGATCTCACCATCGCCCTGGCCCGCTACTGCCTGCCGCAGATCCTCTTCTACGGACTGTTCACCCTCCTCGGTCAAGTGCTCAACGCCCGCGACCGGTTCGGCGCGATGATGTGGACACCGGTCCTCAACAACGTAGTGATCATCGCTGTGTTCGGGATCTATCTGGCGGTCGCGACAGGCTCCGACGGTACGTTGACCCCGGCGCAGGCCCAGTGGCTCGGCTGGGGGACGACCGCCGGGATCGCGGTGCAGACGCTCGCCCTGGTGCCCGCGCTGCGCGCCGCGAAGTTCCGCTGGCGGCCGCGGTTCGACTGGCGGGGCAGTGGACTCACCCGGCCACTGCGCGCGGCCGGCTGGCTCGTCATGCTCGTGGCTACCAACCAGATCGCCTACTGGGCGGTCACCCGGCTCTCCACCGCCACCGGTCAGCACGCCGTGGAACAGCATGTGTCGGGCGGCGTCGGCTACACCGCGTACAGCTACGCCTTTCAGCTGTGGGTGGTGCCGCACGGCATTGTGACCGTCTCGCTCGTCACCGCGCTGATGCCCCGGATGAGCCGGGCGGCGGCCGACAACGACCTGACGGGTGTCCGGCGCGATGTCTCGTACGCCCTGCGCACCTCGGCCGCGGTCGTGGTCCCCGCGGTCGCCCTGCTGTTCGCGCTGGCACCGTGGGTGATGGGGGCCGTGTACGGATACGGACGCACCGGCGACGCGGACATCGCCGTGATGGCGGGGATGATGATGGCGTTCGCGCCGGGGCTGATCGCCTACTCCGGGCAGTACGTGCTCTCCCGCGCGTTCTACGCGATGAGCGACACCCGCACCCCGTTCCTCCTCAATCTGGTGATCGCGGCGCTCAATGCCGGGCTCTCGATTGCCGCGTATCTGCTGCTGCCGGTCCGCTGGGCCGTGACGGGGATGGCCGGGGCGTACTCGGTGGCGCTGTTCGCGGGCTTCGGCGTCACCGCGTATGTGCTGCACCGCAGGGTTTCCGGCAGCGATGCCGCCCGGCCCTCACTGATGCGTTCGCCCGGGCTGTGGGCGCAGCTCCGGCTGGTGGTGGCGTGTGTGCCCGCCGGGCTGCTGGGATACCTGGCCGCTCGCGCCTGCGAGGGGTCGGGAGACTTCGCCGCGGTGGGGGCGGGCGCTGTCGTACTCCTGCTCACGGTGGCGCTGCTGGCACGGCCGTTGCGGCTGCGGGAGGTCAGTGCCGTGATCGCGGCGGGCCGGGGGCGGCTGCGGCGGGCGTGA
- a CDS encoding lipid II:glycine glycyltransferase FemX, with the protein MSALLATGDRSHDHELRIRSLTAAEHRAFVSTRTEASFLQYPSWASVKDRWTSEMVGWHSDSAELVGAALVLYRQFPGTRKYFAYLPEGPVADWAAPDIDRWLRPLMAHLRKSGAFAVRIGPSPAYRRWDTARLKAATGPGRRVSDVLATEVDPLGTAVAERLRARGWRRCGGDGGGDADAQPRYVFQVPLAGRTPDELWSGLNQEWRRNVRKAQKAGVRIVIGGAAELPEFHRLLRITEERDGFRLGRSLAYYQQQYAVLNAEHPGRMKLYLAVHQGEILAAHTMISTGRRAWYQTGASADHRREVRPSNALQWKMMLDAHGLGADVHDMRGVPSTLDPDDRPFGLLRWKLGTGGQVVETLGEWETSVGGAANNTLYRAFQAYLARR; encoded by the coding sequence ATGTCAGCGCTGCTCGCGACCGGAGACCGCAGCCATGACCACGAGCTACGGATACGCAGCCTGACCGCCGCCGAGCACCGGGCGTTCGTGTCCACCCGTACGGAGGCAAGCTTTCTGCAGTATCCGTCCTGGGCCTCGGTGAAGGACCGATGGACCTCCGAAATGGTCGGCTGGCACAGCGACTCGGCCGAACTGGTCGGGGCCGCGCTGGTGCTCTACCGGCAATTCCCGGGAACCCGCAAATACTTCGCATACCTGCCCGAGGGGCCGGTCGCCGACTGGGCCGCCCCCGACATCGACCGCTGGCTGCGGCCGCTCATGGCGCACCTGCGGAAGTCCGGTGCCTTCGCCGTACGGATCGGCCCCTCGCCGGCGTATCGCCGCTGGGACACCGCCCGCCTGAAAGCCGCAACCGGCCCCGGCCGCAGGGTCAGCGACGTACTCGCGACGGAGGTGGACCCGCTCGGCACGGCCGTCGCCGAACGGCTCCGGGCCCGCGGCTGGCGCCGCTGCGGCGGCGACGGGGGAGGGGACGCCGACGCGCAGCCGCGCTATGTCTTTCAGGTGCCGCTTGCCGGACGGACCCCCGACGAACTGTGGTCGGGACTCAACCAGGAGTGGCGCCGCAATGTACGCAAGGCCCAGAAGGCCGGGGTGCGGATCGTCATCGGCGGCGCGGCCGAACTGCCGGAGTTCCACCGCCTGCTGCGGATCACCGAGGAGCGCGACGGCTTCCGGCTCGGCCGCTCCCTCGCTTACTACCAGCAGCAGTACGCGGTACTCAACGCCGAACACCCCGGCCGGATGAAGCTCTATCTGGCCGTCCATCAGGGCGAGATCCTGGCCGCCCACACCATGATCAGCACCGGCCGGCGGGCCTGGTACCAGACCGGTGCCTCCGCCGACCACCGCCGCGAGGTCCGTCCCAGCAACGCGCTGCAGTGGAAGATGATGCTCGACGCCCATGGGCTCGGTGCCGATGTGCACGACATGCGCGGGGTACCCTCCACCCTTGACCCCGACGACCGCCCCTTCGGGCTGCTCCGTTGGAAGCTCGGCACCGGAGGCCAGGTCGTCGAGACCCTCGGAGAGTGGGAGACATCGGTGGGCGGAGCTGCCAACAACACCTTGTACCGGGCGTTCCAGGCGTACCTGGCACGCCGATGA
- a CDS encoding L,D-transpeptidase has translation MISARRRIRRTAPLGRPVRLTLIAGTAVLGATLTACSGASASDSGKGSGHVAGKAPAQDTKISVKLQGGRATPGKPVKVTLGSGKLKTVTVSAAEGDALTGRISADGRTWTSDRPAAPGTTYSVEAKDTEGGSDKAGFTTAGADKVNKLTLAPGKNTTVGIAQPLSIVFDNPVKDRAAVEKALKVSTSNNTEGSWGWLQDYSGKDRVDWRPKEYWKSGTRVTLDADLNGIDSGPSGGWFVRDYRTTFTIGTNQVVKVDLDRHRLALKRDGKTVMDVPMSAGTPGGEKASWRGTAVLMAKEGTINMRSETVGLGDAYDKMVDSSMRLTWSGMYAHAAPWNAAYFGVANHSSGCVGMSDANAGALYQQVRVGDPFEITGADAKGTVAEGNGYGAWNVTWSDWQAKSALK, from the coding sequence TTGATCTCTGCACGCCGGCGCATACGCCGTACCGCCCCGCTCGGCCGCCCGGTCCGGCTCACCCTGATCGCGGGTACCGCGGTGCTCGGCGCCACGCTCACCGCCTGTTCCGGCGCGTCCGCATCGGACTCGGGCAAGGGATCGGGGCACGTGGCCGGGAAGGCACCGGCGCAGGACACCAAGATCTCGGTGAAACTCCAGGGCGGCCGAGCCACCCCCGGGAAGCCGGTGAAGGTGACCCTCGGCAGCGGCAAGCTGAAGACGGTGACGGTGAGCGCGGCCGAGGGGGACGCGCTCACCGGCCGGATATCCGCCGACGGCAGGACCTGGACGTCGGACCGGCCGGCCGCGCCCGGCACCACGTACAGCGTCGAGGCGAAGGACACCGAGGGCGGCAGCGACAAGGCCGGGTTCACCACCGCCGGGGCCGACAAGGTCAACAAGCTGACGCTGGCCCCCGGCAAGAACACCACGGTCGGCATCGCCCAGCCCCTGTCGATCGTCTTCGACAACCCGGTGAAGGACAGGGCCGCGGTCGAGAAGGCCCTGAAGGTCTCCACCTCGAACAACACCGAGGGCTCCTGGGGCTGGCTGCAGGACTACTCCGGCAAGGACCGCGTCGACTGGCGGCCCAAGGAGTACTGGAAGTCCGGTACGAGGGTCACGCTCGACGCCGACCTCAACGGAATCGACTCGGGCCCGTCCGGCGGCTGGTTCGTCCGCGACTACAGGACCACCTTCACCATCGGAACCAACCAGGTGGTCAAGGTCGACCTCGACCGTCACCGGCTGGCGCTGAAGCGGGACGGGAAGACCGTCATGGACGTGCCCATGTCGGCCGGCACCCCGGGCGGCGAGAAGGCGTCCTGGCGCGGCACGGCCGTGCTGATGGCCAAGGAGGGCACGATCAACATGCGCTCCGAGACGGTCGGTCTCGGCGACGCCTACGACAAGATGGTCGACTCGTCCATGCGGCTGACCTGGTCGGGGATGTACGCCCACGCGGCGCCATGGAACGCCGCCTACTTCGGGGTGGCCAACCACAGTTCGGGCTGTGTCGGAATGAGTGACGCCAATGCCGGTGCGCTGTACCAGCAGGTGCGGGTCGGCGACCCGTTCGAGATCACCGGCGCGGACGCCAAGGGTACGGTCGCGGAGGGCAACGGGTACGGGGCGTGGAATGTGACATGGTCCGACTGGCAGGCGAAGAGCGCGCTGAAGTGA
- a CDS encoding amino acid ABC transporter permease — protein sequence MTTHTAPSPTALYDIPGPVTRKRHRLYGIVSTALILALVGWVVYLLFDTEQFTSAKWTPFEYKGIQELLLRGLGNTLKAFAYAAVLSLVLGAVLAVGRLSDHRVVRWVSTLLVEFFRAMPVLVMIFFIFVALKVQPLPALVTGLTLYNGSVLAEVFRTGINSVERGQREAAYALGMRKTQVTTFVLAPQAVRAMLPTIISQLVVALKDTSLGYLITYEEFLHAGKLVASNLDYDLPFIPVVMVISPIYIGMCMLLSWFATWVAKRERRNPKTKAVEVAPAEPGTLLPGVQ from the coding sequence ATGACCACCCACACCGCGCCGTCCCCCACCGCGCTCTACGACATCCCGGGCCCGGTGACCCGCAAACGCCACCGCTTGTACGGGATCGTCTCGACGGCCCTGATCCTCGCCCTGGTCGGCTGGGTCGTCTATCTGCTCTTCGACACCGAACAGTTCACCAGCGCCAAATGGACACCCTTCGAGTACAAGGGTATTCAGGAGTTGCTGCTGCGCGGACTGGGCAACACACTCAAGGCGTTTGCGTACGCCGCAGTGCTCTCCCTCGTGCTCGGGGCGGTGCTCGCCGTCGGCCGGCTCTCCGACCACCGGGTCGTGCGCTGGGTCTCGACGCTGCTGGTCGAGTTCTTCCGGGCCATGCCCGTTCTGGTGATGATCTTCTTCATCTTCGTGGCGCTGAAGGTGCAGCCGCTGCCCGCGCTGGTCACCGGTCTGACCCTGTACAACGGCTCGGTGCTCGCCGAGGTGTTCCGCACCGGGATCAATTCGGTGGAGCGCGGCCAGCGCGAGGCCGCGTACGCCCTGGGGATGCGCAAGACGCAGGTCACCACGTTCGTACTGGCCCCGCAGGCGGTGCGTGCCATGCTGCCCACGATCATCAGCCAGCTGGTGGTGGCGCTGAAGGACACCTCGCTCGGCTATCTGATCACCTACGAGGAATTCCTCCACGCGGGAAAGCTCGTCGCGTCAAACCTCGACTACGATCTTCCCTTCATCCCTGTGGTGATGGTGATCTCGCCGATCTACATCGGGATGTGCATGCTGCTCTCCTGGTTCGCGACCTGGGTGGCCAAGCGGGAGCGGCGCAATCCGAAGACGAAGGCCGTGGAGGTCGCACCGGCCGAACCAGGAACGCTCCTGCCGGGAGTGCAGTGA
- a CDS encoding amino acid ABC transporter permease, whose product MDVLTQNFSLYGKGFLGTVELTVYSSILALLLGFFMASCRVAPVGSLRVLGTVWVTVLRNTPLTLLFFAVLLGLPRFGLVLPFKVFAVLALGCYTSAFICEVLRSGINTVPTGQGEAARSLGMTFGQTLNNIVLPQAFRSVIPPIGSTLIALAKNSAIAGAFSVTELLGTYKTLNELGYSIIWTFVWIAVGYLIITLSISALFNVLEKRWGVAR is encoded by the coding sequence ATGGACGTACTCACACAGAATTTCTCGCTCTACGGCAAGGGCTTCCTCGGCACGGTCGAGCTGACCGTCTACTCCTCGATCCTGGCCCTGCTGCTCGGCTTCTTCATGGCCTCCTGCCGGGTGGCTCCCGTCGGCTCGCTCCGGGTGCTCGGCACGGTCTGGGTGACGGTGCTGCGCAACACCCCGCTGACGCTGCTCTTCTTCGCCGTCCTGCTCGGACTGCCGCGCTTCGGCCTGGTGCTTCCCTTCAAGGTCTTCGCGGTCCTCGCGCTCGGCTGCTACACCTCCGCGTTCATCTGCGAGGTGCTGCGCTCCGGCATCAACACCGTGCCGACGGGGCAGGGCGAGGCCGCCCGCAGCCTCGGGATGACGTTCGGTCAGACGCTGAACAACATCGTGCTGCCGCAGGCGTTCCGTTCGGTGATCCCGCCGATCGGCTCGACGCTGATCGCCCTCGCCAAGAACTCGGCGATCGCCGGGGCCTTCAGCGTCACCGAGCTGCTCGGCACCTACAAGACCCTCAATGAGCTGGGTTACAGCATCATCTGGACCTTCGTCTGGATCGCCGTCGGCTACCTGATCATCACCCTGTCCATCAGTGCGCTCTTCAACGTGCTGGAGAAGCGCTGGGGAGTCGCCCGATGA
- a CDS encoding glutamate ABC transporter substrate-binding protein has translation MRTRRVLAACAGLLLALLAAGCGKEGSPPVKGPKPEQLPVYKVDTSFRLPESPTWKKAKKRGYLRVGAKEDQPYLGEKDPATGVYSGFDIEIAKMMSASLGFDPKTIRFKTIASANRETALQNGQIDYYVGTYTINAMRKKLVGFAGPYFMAGQSLLVRTDEHDINGPQDLAGRTVCSAAGSTPYQRIAADYPKAILVAYDTYSICVDNLLTYQVDAVTTDDAILLGFAAKAPKELKVVGKPFSEEPYGIGVPRSDNALRFALNDALETNEKNGNWKRAFEATLGLSGVPAPTPPPIDRYPAT, from the coding sequence TTGCGTACGAGAAGAGTTCTGGCCGCCTGCGCCGGTCTCCTGCTGGCCCTGCTCGCCGCCGGTTGCGGCAAGGAGGGCAGCCCGCCGGTGAAGGGCCCGAAGCCCGAGCAGCTGCCCGTGTACAAGGTCGACACCAGCTTCCGGCTGCCCGAATCACCGACCTGGAAGAAGGCGAAGAAGCGCGGATACCTCCGGGTCGGGGCCAAGGAGGACCAGCCCTACCTGGGCGAGAAGGACCCGGCCACCGGCGTCTACTCCGGCTTCGACATCGAGATCGCCAAGATGATGTCGGCCTCACTCGGCTTCGACCCGAAGACGATCCGCTTCAAGACCATCGCCTCCGCCAACCGCGAGACGGCGCTTCAGAACGGCCAGATCGACTACTACGTCGGCACCTACACCATCAACGCCATGCGCAAAAAGCTCGTCGGCTTCGCCGGGCCCTACTTCATGGCCGGGCAGTCGCTGCTCGTCCGCACCGACGAACACGACATCAACGGCCCTCAGGACCTGGCCGGCAGGACGGTCTGCTCGGCGGCCGGATCGACCCCGTACCAGCGGATCGCCGCCGACTACCCGAAGGCGATCCTGGTCGCCTACGACACGTACTCGATCTGCGTCGACAACCTGCTGACGTACCAGGTCGACGCCGTCACCACCGACGACGCGATCCTGCTGGGCTTCGCCGCCAAGGCGCCCAAGGAGCTGAAGGTGGTGGGCAAGCCGTTCTCCGAGGAGCCGTACGGCATCGGCGTCCCGCGCAGCGACAACGCGCTGCGGTTCGCCCTCAACGACGCCCTGGAGACGAACGAGAAGAACGGCAACTGGAAGAGGGCGTTCGAGGCCACACTCGGTCTGTCCGGGGTGCCCGCGCCGACTCCGCCGCCCATCGACCGCTACCCGGCGACCTGA
- a CDS encoding amino acid ABC transporter ATP-binding protein, whose translation MAVDPLIELRDVNKFYGQLHVLRDINLTVGRGEVVVVIGPSGSGKSTLCRTINRLETIESGYIAIDGRPLPEEGKGLAQLRAEVGMVFQSFNLFAHKTVLANVSLAQLKVRKRKKDDADRRSRELLERVGLASQAEKFPAQLSGGQQQRVAIARALAMDPKALLFDEPTSALDPEMINEVLEVMQQLARDGMTMVVVTHEMGFARSAANRVVFMADGRVVEDRTPEAFFTAPESDRAKDFLSKILKH comes from the coding sequence ATGGCCGTCGATCCGTTGATCGAGCTGCGGGACGTCAACAAGTTCTACGGGCAGTTGCACGTATTGCGGGACATCAATCTCACCGTCGGCCGCGGGGAGGTGGTGGTGGTCATCGGCCCCTCCGGCTCCGGTAAATCAACGCTCTGCCGGACCATCAACCGGCTGGAGACGATCGAGTCGGGTTACATCGCGATCGACGGCAGACCTCTTCCCGAGGAGGGGAAAGGGCTGGCCCAGCTCCGGGCCGAAGTGGGCATGGTCTTCCAGTCGTTCAACCTGTTCGCGCACAAGACCGTGCTGGCCAATGTCTCGCTCGCCCAGCTCAAGGTCCGCAAGCGGAAGAAGGACGACGCCGACCGGCGCTCCCGGGAACTGCTGGAGCGGGTCGGACTAGCCTCGCAGGCCGAGAAGTTCCCCGCCCAGCTCTCCGGCGGCCAGCAGCAGCGGGTGGCCATCGCGCGCGCTCTCGCCATGGACCCCAAGGCACTGCTCTTCGACGAGCCCACCTCAGCACTCGACCCGGAGATGATCAACGAGGTGCTGGAGGTCATGCAGCAGCTCGCCCGGGACGGCATGACCATGGTCGTCGTCACGCACGAGATGGGCTTCGCCCGCTCCGCCGCCAACCGCGTGGTCTTCATGGCCGACGGCCGCGTCGTCGAGGACCGCACTCCCGAGGCGTTCTTCACCGCTCCTGAGAGTGACCGCGCCAAGGACTTCCTGTCCAAGATCCTCAAGCACTGA
- a CDS encoding DUF6278 family protein: MNIPFLDNWRKRHDGARGAGLAAAVAADPEGVAELLAECELLRVRAGQRGLELDDSPASLAALDQLPPRWRDDPEELPWLGNDAGLYLGTVLVRNVPGAVWNIWPSGRPVVRLASGREIDVVEAGLDWAMAGSPELSQVYSESAEG; this comes from the coding sequence ATGAACATCCCTTTCTTGGACAACTGGCGTAAGCGTCACGACGGTGCGCGAGGGGCGGGGCTCGCGGCCGCCGTCGCGGCTGATCCTGAGGGCGTGGCCGAGCTCCTCGCCGAGTGCGAGCTGCTGCGTGTCCGGGCGGGGCAGCGGGGGCTCGAACTCGACGACAGCCCGGCCTCATTGGCGGCTCTCGATCAGTTGCCGCCGCGCTGGCGCGACGATCCCGAGGAACTGCCCTGGTTGGGCAACGACGCGGGGCTGTACCTGGGCACGGTTCTGGTGCGCAACGTGCCCGGTGCGGTCTGGAACATCTGGCCGAGCGGACGGCCCGTGGTGCGGCTCGCCTCGGGGCGGGAGATCGATGTGGTCGAGGCCGGGCTGGACTGGGCGATGGCGGGCAGTCCCGAGCTCTCGCAGGTGTACTCGGAGTCGGCCGAGGGGTAG
- a CDS encoding TetR-like C-terminal domain-containing protein, with amino-acid sequence MEVGGDVRDQTGQHELGCALGEDGESERVDSKWHEETPWTADGWTRQGVWAAPARHDERQHGRTSGVFKDGTRQLGRRRSRRICARVQHERIRESAAHTAVVLRRQPGGEPTTGTRPYGINSTADQPPVDRWLVSVGLGAGHDREATSSDLLAATSFAAGTAEHRQVSGILCTLMAEARIGAGFGERLRTGFLERRRDVLRTVLDRAAHRGDLPARPAPSTVLDRVRHALIPRPGHPPCPRRRPRRRAAAVLAPDPDPAASGGREGQP; translated from the coding sequence GTGGAGGTCGGCGGCGATGTCCGAGACCAGACCGGACAGCATGAACTCGGATGTGCCCTGGGTGAAGACGGCGAGTCCGAGCGCGTAGACAGCAAATGGCATGAAGAAACCCCATGGACGGCTGATGGATGGACCAGGCAGGGGGTGTGGGCCGCGCCCGCCCGTCATGACGAGCGGCAACACGGAAGAACGTCCGGGGTGTTCAAGGACGGGACTCGACAACTCGGCAGGCGCCGGAGCCGGAGAATCTGCGCACGAGTGCAACACGAGCGCATACGGGAAAGCGCAGCCCACACCGCGGTGGTCCTGCGGCGGCAGCCCGGCGGCGAACCCACGACCGGTACTCGGCCGTACGGGATCAACTCGACAGCGGATCAGCCACCGGTGGACCGGTGGCTAGTCTCTGTCGGACTCGGGGCTGGACATGATCGCGAAGCTACCAGCTCGGATCTCCTCGCCGCCACCTCTTTTGCCGCCGGAACAGCCGAGCACCGGCAGGTCAGCGGCATCCTGTGCACGCTGATGGCGGAGGCCCGGATCGGTGCCGGGTTCGGCGAGCGTTTGCGCACCGGCTTTCTGGAGCGGCGCCGCGACGTGCTCCGGACGGTCCTCGACCGCGCCGCGCACCGCGGCGACCTGCCGGCGCGTCCGGCCCCGTCCACGGTGCTCGACCGTGTTCGGCACGCTCTGATACCGCGTCCTGGCCACCCGCCATGCCCTCGGCGGCGACCTCGCCGAAGAGCTGCGGCCGTCCTCGCGCCGGATCCGGACCCTGCCGCGTCCGGCGGCCGGGAAGGGCAACCGTGA
- a CDS encoding Cmx/CmrA family chloramphenicol efflux MFS transporter — MPFAVYALGLAVFTQGTSEFMLSGLVSDIAADLHVSIPAAGLLTSAFAIGMVVGAPLMALFSRNWPRRRALLFFLCVFSAVHVIGALTPSYGVLLATRVVGALANAGFWAVALVTAVSMVGPEARARATSVVVGGVTIACVAGVPAGAALGGHWGWRSAFWAVALVSVPAVVVIARTIPGARPESTPAPARDELGALARPRLLLTLLTSALVQGATFCAFSYFEPLATHVTGLGTAWVPALLALFGLGSFVGVTVAGRIIDARPVALTTAGLLSLAVGWTGFALTAGSTFATVALVFVQGMLAFGTGTALISWVFRLAADAPTLSGSFATSAFNVGGALGPWFGGLAIDAGFGFRSPLWVSALLMVLALGTAGASLGMRRAADQSRTGVPVV; from the coding sequence ATGCCATTTGCTGTCTACGCGCTCGGACTCGCCGTCTTCACCCAGGGCACATCCGAGTTCATGCTGTCCGGTCTGGTCTCGGACATCGCCGCCGACCTCCACGTATCCATTCCGGCCGCGGGGCTGCTCACCTCGGCCTTCGCGATCGGGATGGTCGTCGGGGCGCCGTTGATGGCGCTCTTCAGCCGGAACTGGCCGCGCCGCCGTGCTCTGTTGTTCTTCCTCTGTGTCTTCAGCGCCGTCCATGTCATCGGCGCGCTCACCCCCAGCTATGGGGTGCTTCTCGCGACGCGGGTCGTCGGGGCGCTGGCGAATGCCGGTTTCTGGGCCGTGGCCCTGGTGACGGCGGTCTCCATGGTCGGACCCGAGGCCCGGGCACGCGCCACGTCCGTGGTGGTCGGGGGCGTCACCATCGCCTGTGTAGCCGGGGTGCCCGCCGGTGCGGCGCTGGGCGGGCACTGGGGGTGGAGGTCGGCGTTCTGGGCCGTGGCCCTCGTCTCCGTACCGGCTGTCGTCGTGATCGCCAGGACGATTCCGGGGGCACGGCCGGAGTCCACCCCCGCACCCGCACGCGACGAACTGGGGGCCCTGGCCCGTCCGCGGCTGCTGCTGACCCTGCTGACGAGTGCCCTCGTGCAAGGGGCGACGTTCTGCGCGTTCTCCTACTTCGAGCCGCTCGCAACCCATGTCACCGGACTCGGTACCGCCTGGGTGCCCGCCCTGCTCGCACTGTTCGGCCTGGGCTCGTTCGTCGGGGTCACCGTCGCCGGCCGGATCATCGACGCCCGGCCGGTCGCCCTCACCACGGCCGGTCTGCTCTCGCTCGCCGTCGGCTGGACCGGGTTCGCGCTGACCGCGGGAAGCACGTTCGCAACGGTCGCGCTCGTCTTCGTCCAGGGCATGCTTGCGTTCGGCACCGGGACCGCGCTGATCTCGTGGGTGTTCCGGCTGGCGGCCGACGCACCGACCCTGTCCGGCTCGTTCGCCACGTCCGCGTTCAATGTGGGCGGCGCGCTCGGCCCCTGGTTCGGTGGGCTCGCGATCGACGCGGGGTTCGGCTTCCGCTCACCGCTGTGGGTGAGCGCACTCCTGATGGTCCTGGCGCTGGGCACCGCCGGGGCATCACTGGGGATGCGTCGGGCCGCCGACCAGAGTCGCACCGGAGTTCCTGTGGTCTGA